From the genome of Halorussus caseinilyticus, one region includes:
- a CDS encoding A/G-specific adenine glycosylase, with protein MFSHENYDAFVDNLLTWYDDNGRHDLPWRENDASPFEVLVAELMLQQTSVEQVQEVFEEFVEKFPDPESVVAVSEKEITEEIEPLGSQKRTKYFRKASHDIIEQHGGNVPDEQSELLDLHGVGEYTAASVLAHAHGKDAVAVDTNVARVLSRVFGLDAADEPSAAENWDLAERSAPAGRCSDYLHALIDFGSAVCTASNPKCSDCPLADLCEYHEQGA; from the coding sequence ATGTTCTCTCACGAGAACTACGACGCGTTTGTCGATAATTTACTCACTTGGTACGACGATAACGGAAGGCACGACCTCCCTTGGCGCGAGAACGATGCGTCACCGTTTGAGGTACTCGTCGCCGAGCTCATGCTCCAGCAGACGTCCGTCGAACAGGTGCAGGAGGTATTCGAGGAGTTCGTCGAGAAGTTTCCGGACCCCGAATCGGTAGTCGCGGTCTCCGAGAAAGAGATTACCGAGGAGATAGAGCCGCTCGGCTCACAGAAGCGAACGAAGTACTTCCGGAAAGCATCGCACGACATTATCGAACAGCACGGCGGGAATGTACCGGACGAGCAATCTGAATTACTCGACTTGCACGGCGTCGGCGAGTACACTGCGGCCTCGGTACTCGCTCACGCCCACGGGAAAGACGCCGTCGCCGTAGATACGAACGTGGCGCGAGTTCTATCGCGGGTGTTCGGACTCGACGCGGCCGACGAACCCAGCGCGGCCGAAAACTGGGACCTTGCCGAGCGGTCCGCTCCGGCGGGGAGATGTAGCGATTATCTGCACGCGCTCATCGATTTCGGGAGTGCAGTCTGCACGGCGTCGAACCCGAAGTGTTCAGACTGTCCGCTCGCCGATTTATGCGAATATCATGAACAAGGAGCGTAG